A genomic window from Sphingobacterium spiritivorum includes:
- a CDS encoding gliding motility lipoprotein GldH — MKRLFYAFILLNVLGLAGCDANTVVDENTIITDKSWPYNVIPKVKAHITDKNAKYDVYLNLRHNGDYRYANIFVRIHETNPKGVSKKERRELKLAELDGRWTGNSAGSLYAHQALIHENYSFPDTGIYTFAIEQNMRENPLKDINDVGIKIVKR, encoded by the coding sequence ATGAAAAGATTATTTTACGCTTTTATTCTTTTAAATGTACTGGGATTGGCCGGATGTGATGCCAATACCGTAGTGGATGAGAATACAATCATTACAGACAAAAGCTGGCCATATAATGTTATTCCAAAAGTAAAAGCACATATTACGGACAAAAATGCTAAGTATGATGTATACCTTAATCTGCGTCATAACGGAGATTACAGATACGCTAATATTTTTGTCCGTATTCATGAAACAAATCCCAAAGGTGTCAGTAAAAAGGAAAGAAGAGAACTTAAACTGGCCGAATTAGATGGCAGATGGACGGGTAACAGTGCAGGGAGCTTATATGCACATCAGGCATTGATACATGAAAATTACAGCTTTCCAGATACAGGTATTTACACTTTTGCTATAGAACAAAATATGCGTGAAAACCCATTGAAAGATATCAATGATGTGGGAATAAAAATTGTAAAGAGATAA
- the lpxK gene encoding tetraacyldisaccharide 4'-kinase, with protein sequence MLLLRWFLFPITIIYTSIIWLRNRLYDYQLLKSKTYNIPLIVIGNLAIGGTGKSPMTEFLIRLLKDKIKLATLSRGYGRKTKGFRFVSTQSTSAEAGDEPLQFKRKFPEITIAVCEDRCYGVEQLKDQHDLIILDDAFQHRKLKPTYSILLFEYTSLSGQAILLPTGNFRDMMMESHRANIIIVTKTPEDATEEDKNKIIRKISRHNSTASIYFSKIKYDKWMDKNGSGCYTNLKETDVLLITGIANPNPLINHLQPNVNRLIHMSYPDHHAFSETDISKIEEMYKAITGSNKLILTTEKDFQRLYGTRLHRFPFYYIPIQIAFDTSDYQNIERSISDHLGL encoded by the coding sequence ATGCTACTGTTAAGATGGTTTCTATTTCCAATTACCATTATCTACACCAGCATTATATGGCTTAGAAATCGTCTGTACGATTATCAGCTATTGAAAAGCAAAACCTATAATATTCCCCTCATTGTAATCGGAAATCTGGCCATAGGCGGAACGGGTAAAAGCCCGATGACAGAGTTTTTGATACGTCTTTTGAAAGACAAAATTAAGCTGGCTACCCTCAGCAGAGGATATGGCCGTAAGACAAAGGGATTTAGATTCGTTTCTACTCAGTCCACATCAGCAGAGGCCGGAGATGAGCCTTTACAGTTCAAGCGTAAGTTTCCGGAGATAACCATAGCTGTGTGCGAAGATCGATGCTATGGTGTAGAACAATTAAAAGATCAGCATGATCTGATCATTTTGGACGATGCTTTTCAGCATAGAAAATTAAAACCCACATATTCCATCCTCCTGTTTGAATATACTTCACTGTCAGGACAAGCTATTTTACTTCCTACCGGCAATTTCCGAGATATGATGATGGAAAGCCACAGAGCCAATATCATCATCGTAACCAAAACCCCTGAAGACGCAACTGAAGAAGATAAAAATAAGATCATTAGGAAAATTTCACGTCATAATTCCACAGCATCCATATACTTCAGTAAAATCAAATATGATAAATGGATGGATAAGAATGGTTCAGGGTGCTATACCAATTTAAAAGAAACCGATGTACTGCTTATTACAGGCATAGCAAACCCAAATCCGCTGATCAATCATTTACAACCGAATGTGAACAGATTGATTCATATGTCCTATCCCGACCATCATGCTTTTTCAGAAACCGATATCAGTAAGATAGAAGAAATGTACAAAGCTATCACCGGATCAAATAAACTTATTTTGACTACAGAAAAAGACTTCCAGCGCCTGTATGGAACACGTCTGCATCGTTTCCCGTTTTATTATATCCCCATTCAGATAGCATTCGATACATCCGATTATCAAAACATAGAAAGAAGCATTTCTGATCATTTAGGTCTCTGA
- a CDS encoding ribonuclease E domain-containing protein — protein sequence MKKLILTGIGFFLALGLTFAQAQQTQSPEDNAKQVVTVLTQQLTLTEEQQPTVYNATLEYAKAEQALLADNTASKESKAEQIAKLQAQTDAKIIEVLTDEQKPLFEKIVAERAPVTIPESAPVEVPATEPSTTEPVEPAQPVEQTQPTEQPTEQPAQPAQ from the coding sequence ATGAAAAAATTAATTTTAACAGGTATCGGATTTTTCTTAGCATTAGGATTAACATTTGCGCAAGCGCAACAAACCCAGTCACCAGAAGATAATGCAAAACAAGTTGTTACTGTATTGACTCAACAACTTACATTGACAGAAGAGCAGCAACCAACTGTATATAATGCAACTCTGGAATATGCAAAAGCAGAACAAGCATTATTAGCAGATAACACAGCATCTAAAGAATCTAAAGCAGAGCAGATCGCAAAACTTCAGGCACAGACTGATGCCAAAATCATTGAGGTATTGACAGATGAGCAAAAGCCACTTTTTGAAAAAATTGTAGCCGAGAGAGCTCCGGTAACAATTCCTGAATCAGCTCCTGTAGAAGTACCTGCAACTGAGCCATCCACTACTGAGCCGGTTGAGCCAGCACAACCAGTAGAACAAACTCAGCCGACTGAACAACCAACTGAGCAACCTGCTCAGCCGGCACAATAA
- the dnaA gene encoding chromosomal replication initiator protein DnaA, producing MEKTYTSVWNSCLQIIKDNIPAQSFKTWFEPVKAVKLDENVLTIQVPSLFFYEWLEEHYVGILRKTVKKFLGEQGRLEYNIVVEKSSTNIPYTTNIPSNGNGAEGKRQSIPVPVNLNKNIKNPFVIPGLKKLQVDPQLNQHYTFDNFIEGECNRLARSAGFAVANKPGGTSFNPLMLYGDVGLGKTHLSQAIGNEIKRNLPDKLVIYVSCEKFCQQFVDSLKNNTINDFVNFYQAMDVIIMDDVHNFAGKEKTQDIFFHIFNHLHQSGKQIILTSDKAPKDLAGLEERLLSRFKWGLSADIQVPDLETRMAILKKKMYSDGIELPENVVEYVAHQIDNSVRELEGAMVSLLAQSTLNKKEIDLNLAKSMLKNFVKNTSKEISMEYIQKLVCEYFEVPVEMVKSKVRKREIVQARQISMYLAKNHTKSSLKSIGNFFGGRDHSTVIYACQTVEDLIETDKKFKTYVQDILKKLKAS from the coding sequence ATGGAAAAAACGTACACAAGTGTTTGGAATAGTTGTCTTCAGATTATCAAAGACAATATACCTGCGCAAAGTTTCAAGACTTGGTTTGAACCGGTGAAAGCGGTGAAACTTGATGAGAACGTTTTAACTATTCAGGTGCCGAGCTTATTTTTTTACGAGTGGCTTGAGGAACATTATGTAGGTATCTTACGTAAAACGGTCAAAAAATTTTTGGGAGAACAGGGAAGGTTGGAATATAATATTGTGGTGGAGAAATCTTCAACCAATATTCCATATACAACCAATATTCCATCCAATGGAAACGGTGCAGAAGGGAAGCGTCAATCGATCCCGGTGCCGGTCAATTTGAATAAGAATATTAAGAATCCGTTTGTTATTCCGGGATTGAAGAAATTACAGGTCGATCCGCAGTTGAATCAGCATTATACTTTTGATAATTTTATCGAAGGAGAGTGTAACAGACTGGCAAGATCTGCAGGGTTTGCAGTAGCAAATAAACCCGGAGGAACCTCTTTTAATCCTTTGATGTTATACGGAGATGTAGGGTTAGGTAAAACCCATTTATCCCAGGCCATCGGAAATGAGATCAAGCGTAATCTGCCGGATAAGTTGGTTATCTATGTATCCTGTGAAAAATTCTGTCAGCAGTTTGTAGATTCATTAAAGAACAATACAATCAATGACTTTGTGAATTTTTATCAGGCAATGGATGTCATCATCATGGATGATGTACACAATTTTGCCGGTAAGGAGAAGACCCAGGACATTTTCTTCCATATCTTTAATCATCTTCATCAGTCGGGTAAACAGATTATTCTGACTTCTGATAAGGCGCCTAAAGATCTGGCAGGATTGGAAGAACGATTATTAAGTCGTTTTAAATGGGGATTGTCCGCGGATATACAAGTTCCGGATCTGGAGACAAGGATGGCAATCCTGAAGAAAAAAATGTATTCTGATGGTATTGAATTGCCAGAGAATGTAGTAGAGTATGTGGCGCATCAGATTGATAACAGTGTCCGTGAATTAGAAGGAGCTATGGTTTCATTATTGGCGCAATCTACCCTTAACAAAAAGGAGATTGACCTGAACCTGGCTAAGTCTATGCTGAAAAACTTTGTGAAGAACACCAGTAAGGAAATTTCAATGGAATACATACAGAAACTGGTATGTGAGTATTTTGAAGTTCCGGTAGAAATGGTGAAATCAAAAGTTAGGAAACGTGAAATCGTACAAGCGCGTCAGATCTCTATGTATCTTGCAAAGAATCATACTAAATCTTCTTTGAAATCTATCGGTAACTTCTTTGGCGGACGGGATCACTCTACAGTGATATATGCCTGCCAGACAGTAGAAGATCTGATAGAAACAGACAAGAAGTTTAAAACGTATGTACAGGATATCCTGAAGAAGTTAAAAGCATCGTAA
- the dxs gene encoding 1-deoxy-D-xylulose-5-phosphate synthase, with protein sequence MQVEAGELLQKINFPSDLKKLKEEDLLQVCKELRQYIIDIVSENGGHFAASLGVVELTVALHYVLNTPYDQLIWDVGHQAYGHKILTGRRDVFDTNRLLNGISGFPNRNESEYDTFGVGHSSTSISAALGMAVASHYKGEEDRQHVAVIGDGALTAGLAFEALNHAGIEKSNLLVILNDNCMSIDPNVGAMKEYLTSITTSKRYNRFRDDLAAVLSKISEVGPDALGIAKKLERGIKGSLLKNANLFESLNFRYFGPVDGHDVKKLAKTLEDLKHIPGPKLLHCVTVKGKGYALAEKDQTLWHAPGLFDKITGEIKKSVSDKPVAPKYQDVFGHTLVELAENNKKIMGITPAMPSGSSMNIMMKAMPTRAFDVGIAEQHAVTFSAGLATQGLLPFCNIYSSFMQRAYDQVIHDVALQNLNVVFCLDRAGVAGADGPTHHGAYDLAYMRCIPNMTVSAPMNEEELRNLMYTAQLENKGPFVIRYPRGAGVMPDWKRPFKEIEIGKGRKVSDGEEVAILSIGSIGNEAVKAIRVLNEEGIYPAHYDLRFVKPLDKELLHEVFRKYKKVITVEDGCLQGGMGSAVLEFMVDNGYQSHVVRLGIPDQIVEHGEQKELWNLCHYDAEAIAEQCRKLSTIRKTDSLVG encoded by the coding sequence ATGCAGGTAGAGGCTGGAGAACTATTGCAAAAAATAAACTTTCCTTCAGATCTTAAGAAATTAAAGGAAGAAGATTTATTGCAGGTATGTAAAGAGCTTAGACAATATATAATTGATATTGTCTCCGAGAACGGAGGGCATTTTGCAGCAAGTTTAGGGGTGGTAGAATTAACTGTTGCCCTTCATTACGTGTTAAATACACCTTATGATCAATTGATATGGGATGTGGGCCATCAGGCCTATGGTCATAAGATATTGACGGGCAGAAGAGATGTCTTTGATACAAACCGGTTACTAAATGGTATTTCGGGTTTTCCAAACCGAAATGAAAGTGAGTATGATACATTTGGTGTAGGTCACTCTTCTACATCTATATCAGCAGCTCTTGGTATGGCTGTAGCTTCTCATTATAAAGGAGAAGAAGACAGACAGCATGTAGCTGTAATAGGAGATGGAGCACTGACTGCCGGATTAGCCTTTGAAGCGCTGAATCATGCCGGAATAGAGAAATCTAATTTACTGGTTATTCTAAATGATAATTGCATGTCCATCGATCCGAATGTAGGAGCGATGAAGGAATATCTGACCAGTATAACGACGTCTAAACGTTACAACAGATTCAGAGATGATCTGGCTGCTGTACTTTCCAAAATATCAGAGGTTGGACCGGATGCACTGGGTATAGCTAAGAAGCTTGAACGGGGAATCAAGGGATCTCTGCTGAAGAATGCAAACCTTTTTGAATCTTTAAATTTCAGATATTTTGGTCCTGTAGATGGTCATGATGTCAAGAAACTGGCCAAAACACTGGAAGATCTTAAACATATTCCGGGACCAAAACTGTTACATTGTGTTACAGTAAAAGGAAAAGGCTACGCTTTGGCTGAGAAAGATCAGACACTGTGGCATGCACCGGGCCTTTTTGATAAGATCACAGGGGAGATTAAGAAATCTGTTTCTGATAAACCTGTTGCGCCCAAATATCAGGATGTATTCGGACATACATTAGTGGAACTGGCTGAAAATAATAAAAAAATAATGGGAATTACTCCCGCTATGCCGTCAGGATCTTCTATGAATATCATGATGAAAGCCATGCCTACCCGTGCCTTTGATGTGGGAATAGCTGAACAGCATGCTGTTACATTCAGTGCAGGACTGGCTACACAGGGATTACTTCCTTTTTGTAATATCTACTCTTCATTTATGCAACGGGCGTATGACCAGGTTATTCATGATGTGGCCTTACAAAACCTGAATGTAGTATTCTGTCTGGATCGCGCAGGTGTAGCAGGTGCAGATGGTCCTACACATCATGGAGCATACGATCTAGCTTATATGCGTTGTATACCTAATATGACTGTGTCTGCTCCTATGAATGAAGAAGAACTTCGTAATCTGATGTATACGGCACAATTGGAGAATAAAGGACCATTTGTGATCCGTTATCCTCGCGGTGCAGGGGTAATGCCGGATTGGAAAAGACCATTTAAAGAAATAGAAATAGGAAAAGGCCGTAAAGTATCGGACGGAGAAGAGGTTGCTATATTAAGCATTGGCAGTATAGGTAATGAAGCGGTAAAAGCCATTCGTGTATTGAATGAAGAAGGTATTTATCCGGCACATTACGATTTACGATTTGTCAAGCCTTTGGATAAAGAATTGTTACACGAGGTCTTCCGTAAATATAAAAAAGTGATCACTGTAGAAGATGGTTGTTTGCAGGGAGGAATGGGGTCTGCAGTACTCGAATTTATGGTAGATAATGGTTATCAATCTCATGTTGTTCGTCTTGGTATTCCGGATCAGATTGTAGAGCACGGTGAGCAAAAAGAGCTTTGGAATTTGTGTCATTATGATGCGGAAGCCATTGCAGAGCAGTGCCGAAAATTATCCACTATACGTAAAACAGATTCTCTTGTCGGATAG
- a CDS encoding segregation and condensation protein A, giving the protein MIASEGYEIKLDQFEGPFDLLLFFIERDELNIHDIAISKITDDFLDYIQKMQALNIELASEFIFVASTLMRIKAKMLLPRPDLDENENEIDLKKELVQKLILYKQFKNICEDLKGLEENRVRYHLRGNIGYDLKNTNRPVQEGEELSSFDLYKLMMVYERMMYHYSNRVQEVKHTVVKYPYTIEQQKRVIKELIEMNEKLDFNSIRKSSENKVHFVYNFLAILEMLQQRLLEIEVGFGYNNFWVEKKDPNLPDPVVLEMEEN; this is encoded by the coding sequence ATGATTGCAAGTGAGGGTTACGAAATTAAGTTAGACCAGTTTGAAGGTCCGTTTGATCTGCTGTTGTTTTTTATTGAGCGTGATGAATTGAATATCCATGATATAGCTATCTCTAAAATTACAGATGATTTTCTGGATTATATCCAAAAGATGCAGGCTTTGAATATAGAACTCGCCAGTGAGTTTATATTTGTAGCTTCTACCCTCATGCGTATCAAAGCTAAAATGCTTTTACCTCGTCCTGATCTGGATGAAAATGAAAATGAAATAGATCTTAAAAAGGAACTGGTACAGAAACTGATACTCTATAAACAGTTCAAAAATATTTGTGAAGATTTAAAAGGACTTGAAGAAAACCGTGTCAGGTACCATTTAAGAGGAAATATAGGTTATGATCTGAAAAACACTAACCGACCGGTACAGGAAGGAGAAGAATTATCCTCATTCGATCTTTATAAACTGATGATGGTATATGAACGTATGATGTACCATTATTCTAATCGGGTACAGGAAGTCAAACATACTGTTGTTAAATATCCGTATACCATAGAACAACAAAAAAGAGTAATTAAAGAATTAATAGAAATGAATGAGAAACTGGATTTTAACAGTATCCGAAAGAGTTCAGAAAACAAGGTTCATTTCGTCTATAATTTTTTAGCCATTCTCGAAATGCTGCAGCAACGCTTATTAGAGATTGAGGTAGGATTTGGATACAATAATTTTTGGGTCGAAAAAAAAGATCCGAATTTACCTGATCCGGTAGTACTGGAAATGGAAGAGAATTAA
- the thiL gene encoding thiamine-phosphate kinase has product MFENTERTNLDQMGEFGLIEHLTKHVELNEKSTIKGIGDDAAVLDFSNKKTLISTDLLLEGIHFDLRYVPLKHLGYKAVQVNLSDIYAMNGIASQITFSIGLSSKFPLEAVEEIYEGALIACKKFNVDLVGGDTSASAQGLIISVTSIGYADEDRIAYRSGAQEGDLLCVSGDLGAAYVGLQILEREKQVFLDNPNIQPDLEGKDYIIERQLKPEARRDIVQLLDSLDIKPNAMIDISDGLASEIIHICKQSDKGCKLYEDKIPLDQMTYDTAREFGLDPTVCALNGGEDYELLFTVPQSSYDKLRNLPDITVIGYITEPNAGYEMISKSGNVYPLTAQGWNAFKK; this is encoded by the coding sequence ATGTTTGAAAATACAGAAAGAACAAATCTGGATCAGATGGGTGAATTTGGTTTAATTGAACACTTAACCAAACATGTGGAACTGAACGAAAAGTCTACAATAAAAGGAATAGGGGATGATGCAGCTGTATTGGATTTTTCGAATAAGAAAACACTTATTTCTACCGACTTATTGTTAGAAGGAATTCATTTTGATCTGCGTTATGTTCCGCTTAAACACCTGGGGTATAAAGCTGTACAGGTAAATCTGAGTGATATATATGCGATGAATGGTATAGCCTCTCAGATCACTTTTTCAATAGGATTATCATCTAAATTTCCTTTAGAAGCAGTTGAAGAGATCTATGAAGGAGCATTAATTGCCTGTAAAAAATTCAATGTAGATCTTGTAGGCGGAGATACTTCAGCTTCTGCTCAGGGATTAATTATCTCTGTAACGAGTATAGGATACGCAGATGAAGACAGAATAGCTTATCGTTCGGGTGCTCAGGAAGGTGATCTTCTGTGTGTGTCGGGAGATCTTGGAGCTGCCTATGTAGGATTACAGATTTTGGAGCGTGAAAAACAGGTCTTTTTAGATAATCCCAATATTCAGCCGGATCTGGAGGGTAAAGATTATATCATCGAACGTCAGCTGAAGCCGGAGGCCCGTAGGGATATTGTTCAATTATTAGACAGTCTGGATATCAAACCCAATGCTATGATAGACATATCCGATGGTCTGGCTTCTGAGATTATACATATCTGTAAACAGTCTGATAAAGGATGTAAATTATATGAAGACAAAATTCCGTTGGATCAGATGACATATGATACTGCCCGTGAATTTGGTTTAGATCCTACAGTTTGTGCACTAAACGGAGGCGAAGATTATGAATTGTTGTTTACAGTTCCGCAGTCTTCATATGATAAACTTAGAAATCTGCCTGATATAACAGTTATCGGATACATTACAGAGCCAAATGCTGGGTATGAAATGATTTCCAAATCCGGAAATGTATATCCTTTAACAGCTCAGGGTTGGAATGCTTTTAAAAAGTAA
- the nadA gene encoding quinolinate synthase NadA yields the protein MNITYERDLEAKGYIDVAIDPTIDLVEEINRLKKEKNAVILAHYYQESEIQDIADYIGDSLGLSQQAAKTDADVIVFAGVHFMAETAKILSPSKKVLLPDLKAGCSLSDSCPPHLFAKFKEKYPDHLVITYVNCTAELKALSDIVCTSSNAVQIVESLPVDQKIIFGPDRNLGAYVKKKTGRDLVLWNGACMVHEIFSQDKIDALRSEYPDAKFIAHPECEDHILAGADYVGSTSGMLKFTMNDPSQVYIVATESGIIHQMQKASPEKTFIPAPPNNACACNDCPHMKLNTLEKLYNCLKFESPEITLPEDVIIRAQKPIERMLEISERLGL from the coding sequence ATGAATATTACTTATGAAAGAGATCTGGAAGCAAAAGGATACATAGATGTTGCTATTGATCCGACAATTGATCTCGTAGAAGAAATTAATCGCCTCAAAAAGGAAAAGAATGCTGTTATTCTGGCTCATTATTACCAAGAGTCTGAAATTCAGGATATTGCGGATTATATAGGCGATAGTTTGGGACTTTCTCAACAGGCTGCTAAGACAGATGCAGATGTGATTGTGTTTGCTGGTGTGCACTTTATGGCCGAAACGGCTAAGATATTATCTCCTTCAAAAAAGGTATTATTACCCGATCTGAAGGCAGGATGTTCATTATCAGATAGTTGTCCTCCTCATTTGTTTGCTAAGTTTAAAGAGAAATATCCTGATCACCTGGTGATAACGTATGTAAATTGTACAGCTGAGCTTAAAGCGCTATCAGACATCGTATGTACTTCCAGTAATGCGGTGCAGATCGTAGAAAGCCTTCCTGTGGATCAAAAAATAATTTTTGGTCCGGATCGCAATCTGGGTGCTTATGTTAAAAAGAAGACGGGCAGAGATCTGGTCTTGTGGAACGGTGCGTGTATGGTACATGAGATTTTTTCGCAGGATAAAATTGATGCTTTGCGCAGTGAATATCCGGATGCTAAATTTATTGCACATCCGGAGTGTGAAGATCATATTTTAGCAGGTGCCGATTATGTAGGATCTACTTCGGGTATGCTCAAATTTACAATGAATGATCCGTCGCAGGTTTATATCGTTGCTACTGAATCCGGTATTATTCATCAGATGCAAAAAGCGAGTCCCGAAAAGACTTTTATTCCGGCTCCTCCGAATAATGCATGTGCGTGCAACGATTGCCCGCATATGAAACTTAATACTTTAGAAAAACTTTACAACTGTCTCAAGTTTGAATCTCCTGAAATTACACTTCCGGAGGACGTCATTATACGGGCTCAAAAGCCAATTGAACGTATGCTGGAGATTTCGGAAAGATTAGGCTTGTAA